In one Cercospora beticola chromosome 1, complete sequence genomic region, the following are encoded:
- the CTB1 gene encoding Non-reducing polyketide synthase ctb1 (antiSMASH:Cluster_6~SMCOG1093:Beta-ketoacyl synthase), producing MEDGAQMRVVAFGDQTYDCSEAVSQLLRVRDDAIVVDFLERATAVLKAELARLSSEQQEETPRFATLAELVPRYRAGTLNPAVSQALTCITQLGLFIRQHSSGQEAYPTANDSCITGVCTGALTAVAVGSASSVTALVPLALHTVAVAVRLGARAWEIGSCLADARRGANGRYASWTSAVGGISPQDLQDRISAYMTEQALASVSVPYLSAAVGPGQSSVSAAPVILDAFLSTLLRPLTTTRLPITAPYHAPHLFTAKDVQHVTDCLPPSDAWPTVRIPIISFSRDEAVSRGASFPAAMSEAVRDCLIRPIALDRMAVSIANHARDLGKDSVLPSPIALSFSDKLGPQVNSHLPGTKAPTPELTSTSSIPSAIGAEQQPMAKSPIAILAASGRFPQSSSMDQFWDVLINGVDTHELVPPTRWNAATHVSEDPKAKNVSGTGFGCWLHEAGEFDAAYFNMSPREAPQVDPAQRLALLTATEVLEQAGIVPNRTSSTQKNRVGVWYGATSNDWMETNSAQNVDTYFIPGGNRAFIPGRVNYFHKFSGPSYTIDTACSSSLAALHMACNALWRGEVDTAIVGGTNVLTNPDMTAGLDAGHFLSRSGNCKTFDDEADGYCRGEAVVTLILKRLPDAQADKDPIQASILGIATNHSAEAASITRPHAGAQQDLFQQVLTETGLTANDISVCEMHGTGTQAGDSGETTSVVETLAPLNRSGSAVRTTPLYIGAVKSNVGHAESAAGVSSLAKILLMLKHSKIPPHVGIKTKLNHRLPDLAARNTHIARTEVPWPRPKNGKRRVLLNNFSAAGGNTCLVLEDAPEPEDSQEVDPREHHIVALSAKTPDSMVNNLTNMITWIDKHSGDSIATLPQLSYTTTARRVHHRHRAVATGTDLLQIRSSLQEQLDRRVSGERSIPHPPNGPSFVLAFTGQGSAFEGMGVDLYKRFASFRSDIARYDQICEGMSLPSIKAMFEDEKVFSTASPTLQQLTHVCFQMALYRLWKSLGVQAKAVVGHSLGEYAALYAAGVLSQSDTLYLVGRRAQLMEKHLSQGTHAMLAVRAKEEAIVAAIDGPPGEAYEFSCRNGEQRNVLGGTVAQIQAAKAALEAKKIRCQYLDTPMAFHTGQVDPILPELLQVAAACSIQDPQIPVISPAYGKVIRSAKDFQPEYFTHHCRSSVNMVDALQSAVEEGLLDKNIIGLEIGPGPVVTQFVKEAVGTTMQTFASINKDKDTWQLITQALAKFYLAGASIEWSRYHEDFPGAQKVLELPAYGWTLKNYWLQYVNDWSLRKGDPAVVVAASNLELSSSIHKVITNTITANSDGELVVDADLSREDLHPMVQGHQVYGVPLCTPSVYADIALTLGEYIRQVIKPGEVAQTSVEVAEMNIQSALVANNTGRVQLLRTYAKFDPKAQVASCTFSSIKEDGSSVVEQHANCKIRFGSLEKEKTALESAALAAQARMAALKTQVGQDDNTYRFSKGMIYKMIGQLADFDEKYRGLCAITLDNDAMEASGKVSFKGIPNEGKFHSSPAYLDALSQLGGFVMNANEGVDLEKEVFVNHGWGSMRFFAALDPAMTYYTHVKMTQGKDKLWTGDVLIFDDKQALIGIVGGVALQGVPKRLMHYIVTAANKKASGPPTEKKGSSPPVEKKASAPVAPTRPAIQRKNASIPPPATQVTPQNKTIKTPSVSALIAPALEIVSEEIGMPIDELKDDIDFTDAGLDSLLSLVISSRMRDQLGIEFESAQFMEIGSIGGLKEFLTRLSPPVAVAVATAVEIVKEEALTSLEELTDPSPNEIGTVWRDALKILSEESGLTDEELTDDTSFADVGVDSLMSLVITSRLRDELDIDFPDRALFEECQTIFDLRKRFSGSTESFDSTTTKPSAGDATPPLTDSSASSPPSSEFDGETPMTDLDEVFDSPPAQKRIPSPPKGRIPPAWSMYLQGSQKRSKEILFLFPDGAGAATSYLSLPRLGEDIGVVAFNSPFMKTPHKFVDHTLPDVIASYVEGIRGRQAQGPYHLGGWSAGGILAYAVAQELIAAGEEVSTLLLIDSPSPTKGLDRLPTRFFDHCTNVGLFGTELSRGSGGPNKTPEWLMPHFRASIELLHDYHAPPMKLGNKTKVMVIWAGECAFDGVRYAHIPPSAGDTDEDTEGMKFLTEKRKDFGATEWASLFPGTDVDARVVESEHHFSMMRDSGAQMLVEHMRDGLGIVSS from the exons ATGGAAGATGGAGCGCAGATGCGAGTGGTGGCATTCGGGGATCAGACATATGACTGCAGTGAGGCAGTCTCACAGCTCTTAAGGGTCCGCGACGATGCCATAGTCGTCGACTTCCTCGAACGGGCAACAGCCGTTTTGAAGGCAGAGTTGGCCAGGCTAAGCAGCGAGCAACAAGAAGAGACGCCACGATTCGCCACGCTCGCTGAACTTGTGCCACGCTACCGAGCTGGCACTTTAAATCCAGCAGTGTCGCAGGCATTGACATGCATCACCCAGCTGGGGCTTTTCATCCG ACAACACAGCAGCGGACAGGAAGCCTACCCCACAGCAAACGATAGTTGCATTACTGGCGTCTGCACCGGAGCGCTGACCGCCGTCGCTGTCGGCTCTGCTTCGAGTGTGACCGCTTTGGTGCCGCTCGCATTGCACACTGTTGCCGTCGCCGTGCGATTGGGTGCTCGAGCCTGGGAGATTGGCAGCTGCCTTGCCGATGCCAGGAGAGGTGCGAATGGCCGGTATGCTTCTTGGACATCGGCGGTGGGCGGTATCAGTCCCCAAGACCTTCAGGATCGAATTTCAGCATACATGACCGAGCAG GCTCTTGCATCCGTGTCCGTTCCATATCTCTCGGCAGCGGTCGGCCCGGGCCAATCAAGCGTGTCGGCTGCTCCCGTCATCCTCGACGCGTTCCTCAGCACACTTCTCCGACCGCTGACAACAACGCGACTTCCCATTACCGCTCCGTATCACGCACCTCACCTCTTCACTGCGAAAGATGTGCAGCATGTCACGGACTGTCTGCCTCCCAGCGACGCATGGCCGACAGTGCGCATCCCCATCATCAGCTTCTCCCGCGATGAGGCGGTGTCGCGTGGTGCAAGCTTCCCGGCCGCCATGAGTGAGGCCGTGCGAGACTGCTTGATCCGCCCCATTGCCCTCGACCGCATGGCAGTGAGCATTGCCAATCATGCTCGAGATCTCGGCAAAGACTCTGTGCTTCCGTCACCCATCGCTCTGTCGTTCAGCGACAAGCTGGGTCCACAAGTGAACAGCCATCTGCCAGGCACGAAAGCACCGACGCCTGAGCTGACGTCCACATCGTCTATCCCATCTGCTATAGGAGCGGAACAGCAGCCGATGGCAAAATCCCCCATTGCTATCCTTGCTGCCTCTGGTCGTTTCCCACAATCTTCATCCATGGACCAGTTCTGGGATGTACTTATTAACGGCGTCGACACGCACGAACTTGTACCTCCAACCCGTTGGAATGCAGCTACTCATGTCTCCGAAGATCCTAAAGCAAAGAATGTGTCTGGCACAGGTTTCGGTTGCTGGCTCCACGAAGCCGGTGAATTTGATGCCGCCTATTTTAACATGA GTCCGCGTGAAGCGCCGCAGGTTGATCCAGCACAGCGTCTTGCGCTCTTGACTGCCACCGAAGTCCTCGAGCAGGCCGGCATTGTCCCGAACCGAACGTCGTCAACTCAGAAAAACCGAGTTGGTGTATGGTACGGCGCAACCAGCAATGAT TGGATGGAGACCAACAGCGCTCAAAACGTTGATACGTACTTCATTCCCG GTGGCAATCGCGCATTCATCCCAGGAAGAGTGAACTACTTCCACAAGTTTAGTGGCCCATCTTACACGATCGATACAGCCTGCAGCTCCAGTTTGGCAGCATTGCACATGGCGTGCAACGCACTTTGGCGAGGCGAAGTCGATACAGCCATCGTAGGTGGGACCAACGTCCTCACGAATCCAGACATGACGGCGGGACTCGACGCGGGTCACTTCTTGTCAAGGTCTGGAAATTGTAAGACGTTCGACGACGAAGCCGATGGCTATTGCAGAGGTGAGGCAGTGGTGACCCTCATTCTCAAACGGCTGCCAGACGCGCAAGCGGACAAAGATCCAATTCAGGCTTCAATTCTGGGAATTGCCACTAATCACTCAGCCGAGGCCGCCTCTATCACTAGGCCTCATGCCGGAGCGCAGCAAGACTTGTTCCAACAAGTTCTCACGGAGACAGGTCTTACCGCGAACGACATTAGTGTGTGCGAGATGCATGGTACTGGCACCCAGGCTGGAGACAGTGGTGAAACAACGTCCGTCGTGGAGACCCTAGCGCCTTTGAACCGATCCGGCTCTGCTGTGCGAACAACACCTCTCTACATTGGCGCAGTCAAGTCCAATGTGGGTCATGCTGAGTCCGCAGCTGGGGTCAGCAGTCTGGCCAAGATCTTGCTTATGCTCAAGCATTCCAAGATCCCTCCTCATGTGGGCATCAAAACGAAGCTGAATCACCGGCTACCAGACCTAGCTGCACGAAATACACACATAGCGCGGACTGAGGTACCTTGGCCTCGGCCAAAGAATGGCAAGCGTCGTGTTCTGCTCAATAACTTCTCGGCCGCTGGAGGTAACACGTGCCTTGTGCTTGAGGATGCGCCCGAGCCCGAGGACTCTCAAGAAGTCGACCCTAGAGAACATCACATCGTTGCACTCTCTGCTAAAACACCTGATTCAATGGTGAACAACCTCACGAACATGATAACCTGGATCGACAAGCACTCTGGAGACAGCATCGCCACCTTGCCTCAACTGTCTTACACGACAACTGCACGAAGAGTGCACCATAGACACAGAGCCGTAGCTACCGGCACTGATCTGCTGCAAATCCGTTCGTCGCTTCAAGAACAGCTTGACCGCCGGGTGTCCGGCGAGAGAAGTATCCCTCACCCGCCCAATGGACCTAGCTTTGTCCTTGCTTTCACTGGCCAAGGCTCGGCGTTCGAAGGTATGGGTGTAGATCTCTACAAACGTTTCGCCTCATTTCGGTCAGACATTGCCCGCTATGATCAGATCTGCGAGGGTATGAGCCTGCCCTCGATCAAAGCTATGTTCGAGGACGAGAAAGTGTTCTCCACAGCTTCACCAACTTTGCAGCAGCTCACGCATGTCTGTTTTCAGATGGCCCTGTACAGACTATGGAAGTCCCTCGGCGTACAAGCGAAGGCGGTAGTTGGCCACAGTTTGGGCGAGTATGCTGCACTCTACGCCGCTGGAGTGCTATCGCAATCCGATACGCTCTACCTGGTGGGGCGGCGTGCACAGCTGATGGAGAAACATCTTTCGCAAGGCACACATGCAATGCTGGCCGTCCGTGCGAAAGAAGAAGCCATTGTCGCAGCGATTGACGGGCCTCCAGGAGAGGCATACGAGTTCTCTTGCCGCAATGGCGAACAGCGAAACGTTCTCGGAGGCACCGTTGCTCAAATCCAGGCGGCGAAAGCCGCGCTTGAGGCTAAGAAGATTCGATGCCAGTACTTGGACACCCCGATGGCATTCCACACTGGCCAAGTTGATCCGATTCTGCCCGAGCTCTTGCAGGTCGCTGCAGCATGCTCCATCCAGGATCCCCAAATTCCTGTCATCTCCCCAGCATATGGCAAAGTGATCAGGTCTGCCAAGGACTTCCAACCAGAGTACTTCACCCATCACTGCCGCAGTTCTGTCAACATGGTCGATGCTCTCCAAAGTGCAGTCGAAGAAGGCTTACTTGACAAGAACATTATTGGCCTCGAGATTGGCCCTGGCCCGGTCGTCACGCAGTTCGTCAAGGAAGCTGTGGGCACAACCATGCAGACCTTTGCGTCCATCAATAAAGACAAAGACACATGGCAGCTCATAACGCAAGCGCTAGCTAAGTTCTATCTTGCAGGTGCCAGTATCGAGTGGTCGCGCTATCACGAAGACTTCCCTGGAGCTCAGAAAGTCCTTGAGCTCCCGGCTTATGGCTGGACCTTGAAAAACTACTGGCTGCAATATGTCAACGACTGGTCTCTGAGGAAGGGCGATCCAGCCGTGGTTGTTGCCGCGTCAAATTTGGAACTCTCTTCGTCGATACACAAGGTCATAACAAACACAATCACCGCCAACAGCGACGGCGAGCTTGTCGTGGACGCAGACCTCAGTCGAGAGGACCTGCATCCCATGGTTCAGGGGCATCAGGTCTACGGTGTTCCACTGTGCACACCTTCCGTGTACGCGGACATCGCTCTGACACTCGGCGAGTATATTCGACAGGTCATCAAGCCAGGCGAGGTTGCACAGACATCCGTTGAAGTAGCAGAGATGAACATTCAAAGCGCACTGGTGGCTAACAACACGGGCAGAGTGCAACTCCTTCGCACGTATGCCAAGTTTGACCCCAAGGCCCAGGTAGCGTCATGCACGTTCTCTAGTATCAAG GAGGACGGCAGTAGCGTAGTCGAGCAGCATGCTAATTGCAAGATCCGGTTCGGCAgtctcgagaaggagaagaccgCGCTCGAGAGTGCTGCACTAGCTGCCCAAGCCAGAATGGCCGCTCTGAAAACACAAGTTGGCCAGGATGACAACACATACCGCTTCAGCAAAGGCATGATTTACAAGATGATCGGCCAATTAGCTGACTTCGACGAGAAGTACCGCGGGCTCTGCGCGATCACACTCGACAACGACGCCATGGAAGCCTCGGGCAAAGTATCATTCAAGGGCATTCCAAACGAGGGCAAATTCCACTCTAGCCCGGCTTATCTCGACGCGTTGTCGCAACTTGGCGGATTCGTCATGAACGCGAACGAG GGTGTGGATCTTGAGAAAGAAGTCTTTGTCAATCACGGCTGGGGTTCCATGCGCTTCTTCGCCGCTCTGGATCCAGCAATGACTTACTACACTCATGTGAAGATGACCCAAGGCAAAGACAAATTGTGGACTGGCGATGTCTTGATCTTCGACGACAAGCAAGCATTGATCGGCATTGTTGGGGGAGTGGCGTTGCAGGGCGTGCCCAAGCGACTTATGCATTACATTGTTACAGCTGCCAACAAGAAAGCTTCCGGCCCGCCGACAGAGAAGAAGGGCTCTAGCCCGCCAGTCGAAAAGAAAGCCAGCGCGCCAGTCGCGCCCACGAGGCCAGCGATCCAGCGTAAGAATGCTTCGATTCCTCCACCTGCAACCCAAGTGACTCCGCAAAACAAGACCATCAAGACGCCAAGTGTGTCGGCACTGATAGCCCCGGCCCTCGAGATTGTTAGCGAGGAGATCGGGATGCCAATCGACGAGCTCAAGGATGATATCGACTTCACCGATGCTGGTCTTGACAGTCTGCTCTCCTTGGTAATTAGCAGTCGCATGCGGGACCAGCTGGGCATCGAATTCGAGTCCGCGCAGTTCATGGAGATTGGATCTATCGGTGGACTCAAGGAGTTCTTGACCAGGCTCAGTCCCCCAGTAGCAGTCGCCGTTGCCACTGCCGTGGAAATTGTCAAGGAGGAAGCGCTCACTTCATTGGAAGAGCTTACTGATCCATCCCCTAACGAGATCGGCACTGTCTGGCGCGATGCCCTCAAGATCCTGTCTGAAGAGAGTGGGCTCACTGATGAGGAATTGACTGATGACACAAGTTTCGCCGACGTGGGCGTTGATAGCCTCATGAGTCTTGTGATCACCAGTCGCCTACGGGATGAATTGGACATCGACTTCCCCGACCGAGCATTATTCGAAGAATGCCAGACTATATTTGACCTTCGCAAGAGGTTCTCTGGGTCAACGGAAAGCTTCGACTCGACGACGACCAAGCCCAGCGCTGGTGATGCGACGCCACCTCTGACCGATTCCAGCGCGTCATCTCCGCCCTCCTCCGAGTTCGATGGCGAGACGCCGATGACTGATCTGGACGAGGTGTTCGATTCTCCCCCAGCGCAGAAGAGGATACCATCCCCGCCCAAAGGACGAATCCCGCCTGCATGGTCGATGTATTTGCAAGGCTCACAGAAGCGGTCGAAGGAGATTCTTTTCTTGTTTCCAGACGGCGCTGGCGCCGCAACTTCATACTTGTCTTTACCTCGTTTGGGTGAAGACATTGGCGTAGTCGCCTTCAATTCGCCTTTCATGAA GACACCGCACAAGTTTGTTGATCATACCTTACCGGACGTCATCGCGTCCTATGTAGAAGGCATTCGAGGCCGTCAAGCGCAAGGCCCGTATCATCTGGGCGGCTGGTCTGCTGGTGGTATTCTGGCCTATGCCGTTGCCCAAGAACTCATCGCAGCTGGCGAGGAGGTTTCGAcactcctcctcatcgactCGCCTTCGCCAACCAAAGGCCTAGATCGCCTTCCAACACGATTCTTCGATCACTGCACGAACGTCGGACTCTTTGGAACGGAGCTCTCCAGAGGCAGTGGGGGTCCCAACAAGACACCCGAATGGCTGATGCCTCACTTCAGAGCTAGTATTGAGCTGCTACATGACTACCACGCTCCTCCTATGAAGCTTGGCAACAAAACGAAAGTCATGGTGATATGGGCAGGTGAATGTGCCTTTGATGGCGTTCGCTATGCTCACATACCGCCCTCTGCAGGCGACACCGACGAAGACACCGAGGGTATGAAGTTCTTGACGGAGAAGCGGAAAGATTTTGGAGCCACAGAATGGGCAAGTTTGTTCCCTGGCACTGATGTTGATGCGAGGGTTGTTGAGAGCGAGCACCATTTCAGCATGATGCGTGATTCTGGTGCACAGATGCTTGTTGAGCATATGCGAGACGGATTGGGGATTGTCTCGTCGTGA